TATCCATGTGCCTTGCGGTCCAGCTGAGGTGCTGCGCAAAGAGGAATTGCTGTCCTACATGGGCGAGTTCACAGCCTACGTTCTGGCCTTTTGTAAACAGCAGCGCTACGACTTGCTCCTTTAGCTGCGCGGGGTGTCCTCACGACCCAGCTTTTAACTCAACCCCAGCGACGAACCCTAGCTAAGCAGCGTTTGGTTGCCGACTCGCAGTTACTCCTGCGCCTCGACCAAGGCAGCCAGGACCCGATCAACGCAACCAGCGAACAGGCCCTCCTCGACCGCCTGGCAGCGCTTTGGCAGGGTTGTGATGCGGTGATTGTCTCGGATTACTGCTACGGCATTTTGACCCCCCGGATTATCCAGGCACTGACCCAGTGGCAAGGTCTGGCACCTCGCCCACTCGTGGTCGATGCCAGACAATTGAGCGCTTACCGCGAGGTGGGCGTGACTGCCGTGCAGCCCAATTACCAAGAAGCTTTGCAGCTGTTGGGTGAACTCAGCTCAGAGAACCTCAGCTCAGAGGATTTCAGTTCAGAAAAGCGGGTAGAGCAAATCACCGCCCACGGCCCGCGCCTTCTGGAGCTGGCTGGAGCCCGCCTTGCCGCGATTAGCCTTGATTGCGATGGTGCTTTGATCTTCGAACACGGGCACCCAGTTCACCGCACCTATGCCCCAGCCATCCCTGAAGCACATCCGGCAGGAGCTGGTGACACCTTTGTCAGTGCCTTCACCCTGGCTTTGGCGGCGGGAGCAGCGCCGAGCTTAGCGGCAGATTTGGCATCCGCTGCTGCGGCTGTCGTGGTGGCTCAAGCTGGCACTACCGCCTGTTCTGGGGCAGATCTACAAAGCAGCCTTGAACTTTTGAACAGGAGCTTGCGATGACCAACTTGCACTGGAATCAGGCCGAAAACGTTCTCTGCGTGCGGCTCGACACGATTGGCGATGTCCTGATGACCACACCCGCCTTGCGAGCCCTCAAGGTATCCCGTGCCAACCGTCGCCTGACGCTGCTAACTTCTCCCGCCGGGGTTGAGGCGGCAGCGCTGGTGCCAGAACTCGACAACGTTCTGGTCTACGATGCGCCCTGGATGAAGGCTACGGCGCCGCGCGCTGACAGCCAGCCGGAATATGGCATGGCCGAGCGCTTGCGGCAGGAAGTCTTCGACGCCGCTGTCATCTTCACCGTCTACAGCCAAAACCCCTTGCCCTCAGCCTTCCTGTGCTACCTGGCCAATATTCCGCTGCGGCTGGCCCACTGCCCTGAGAATCCCTACCAGTTGCTCACTGATTGGGTGCTTGACCCGGAACCAGCACATAGCTTGCGCCATGAGGTGCGTCGCCAACTGGACTTAGTTGCCACGGTCGGTTGCCAAAGCCCAGATGAGCGCCTAGCCTTGCAGGTGCCGGAACTGGCAACGGGTCGGGTGCTAAATCGTCTAGCGGAACTGGAAATCGATCTGAAGCGGCCCTGGATCGTGATTCATCCTGGGGCTACTGCGCTTTCCCGCCGCTATCCACCCGAAAGTTTTGCCGAAGTTGCCCGTCAGTTGGTGCTGGAGTTGGGTG
This genomic window from Leptolyngbya sp. FACHB-261 contains:
- a CDS encoding PfkB family carbohydrate kinase, translating into MVADSQLLLRLDQGSQDPINATSEQALLDRLAALWQGCDAVIVSDYCYGILTPRIIQALTQWQGLAPRPLVVDARQLSAYREVGVTAVQPNYQEALQLLGELSSENLSSEDFSSEKRVEQITAHGPRLLELAGARLAAISLDCDGALIFEHGHPVHRTYAPAIPEAHPAGAGDTFVSAFTLALAAGAAPSLAADLASAAAAVVVAQAGTTACSGADLQSSLELLNRSLR
- the waaF gene encoding lipopolysaccharide heptosyltransferase II — encoded protein: MTNLHWNQAENVLCVRLDTIGDVLMTTPALRALKVSRANRRLTLLTSPAGVEAAALVPELDNVLVYDAPWMKATAPRADSQPEYGMAERLRQEVFDAAVIFTVYSQNPLPSAFLCYLANIPLRLAHCPENPYQLLTDWVLDPEPAHSLRHEVRRQLDLVATVGCQSPDERLALQVPELATGRVLNRLAELEIDLKRPWIVIHPGATALSRRYPPESFAEVARQLVLELGEQILLTGTEPERELIEGIQQGIGVASHALIGCLNLAELSALIALAPLLLSNNTGPVHIAAAVGTPVVDLYALSNPQHTPWQVPNRVLSHDVPCKYCYKSICPEGHYHCLHLLTPETVVAAVRELLQETQRPASVLEIA